The following are from one region of the Corylus avellana chromosome ca1, CavTom2PMs-1.0 genome:
- the LOC132188183 gene encoding uncharacterized protein LOC132188183, translating into MEDFDKKLSIKEPMEAEEPVAADSPKVVDLLRRFLAVQQRRAEAYAKLKSGFGEYMVSGGELPYQQLCSEITVEFNDCSKQVLEMESLFLSPDYSRVDLAQLLRAVQAQEKQKLHLTATIQVLKKAGHPSERLVSHENCRYKKPMEHECAHVHEITEAAGTEEAEAEAEYDNALKEAIRGVQDAVTAINEHLEEVRYEIAALEAE; encoded by the exons ATGGAAGATTTTGATAAGAAGCTATCGATCAAAGAGCCAATGGAGGCCGAAGAGCCGGTCGCCGCCGATTCCCCCAAAGTCGTCGATTTGCTCCGGAGATTTCTCGCGGTTCAGCAGCGCAGAGCCGAGGCCTACGCCAAGCTCAAAAG TGGGTTTGGCGAGTACATGGTTTCAGGAGGGGAATTACCTTATCAACAACTCTGCAGTGAGATCACAGTAGAGTTCAATGATTGCTCTAAACAA GTTCTTGAAATGGAGTCGCTGTTTCTGAGTCCTGATTATAGCCGAGTTGATTTAGCACAGTTGCTCAGAGCAGTTCAAGCTCAGGAAAAGCAGAAATTGCATCTG ACAGCTACAATCCAGGTGTTAAAGAAGGCTGGTCATCCCTCGGAACGTCTAGTGAGCCATGAGAACTGCAGATACAAGAAGCCAATGGAACATGAGTGTGCACATGTCCATGAGATAACTGAAGCTGCCGGAACGGAAGAGGCAGAAGCAGAAGCCGAGTACGATAACGCTCTCAAGGAGGCCATTAGAGGTGTGCAGGATGCAGTGACTGCTATCAATGAACATTTGGAAGAAGTTAGATACGAAATTGCAGCCCTT